One Dokdonia sp. Dokd-P16 genomic window carries:
- a CDS encoding KdsC family phosphatase, translating into MEKSYKEYLHQITTFIFDVDGVLTDGSLHITSNGHMHRTMNVKDGYAMKAALEAGYNLCIISGGTDEGVRSRLQKLGIEDIALGAHLKMEHLQAYIDKKNIRLENILYMGDDIPDFPVMKKVGLPCCPQDAVKEVKEISSYISHKKGGHGCVRDVIEQVLKVQNNWMKEMDASAH; encoded by the coding sequence ATGGAAAAGAGTTATAAAGAATACCTACACCAGATTACGACATTTATATTTGACGTAGACGGAGTGCTTACTGACGGGTCATTACACATTACATCAAATGGGCATATGCATCGCACCATGAATGTAAAAGATGGCTATGCTATGAAGGCTGCGCTAGAAGCTGGATACAACCTATGTATCATAAGCGGTGGTACTGACGAAGGTGTACGCTCGAGACTTCAAAAACTGGGCATAGAAGATATTGCACTAGGCGCACACCTCAAAATGGAACATCTTCAAGCGTATATAGACAAGAAAAATATACGCCTAGAAAACATCCTCTACATGGGCGACGACATTCCTGATTTTCCGGTGATGAAAAAAGTAGGATTACCTTGTTGTCCTCAAGATGCCGTAAAAGAAGTCAAAGAAATATCTAGCTATATTTCTCATAAAAAAGGTGGTCATGGCTGCGTACGTGATGTAATTGAGCAAGTGCTTAAAGTGCAAAACAACTGGATGAAAGAAATGGATGCTTCGGCACACTAA
- a CDS encoding geranylgeranylglycerol-phosphate geranylgeranyltransferase produces the protein MAYLKIIRPFNLFMIFISQLILKLSLSYLRDVGTQLSFLEFATLSFVTLCIAAAGYIHNDIVDIKADRINKPNEVYVIDNISLRTAYTYCISLWTIGIILGIYSSFILGCWEYSLLFIAVSVALYTYNSYFQRIPILGNVVTSGLVAFSLVIIWLFEAKALEMSGIERILIKEGHTLFTFVVVLAFMINVLRELVKDVQDINGDYAMEYRTLPIIIGSKRTMLLCALIALGLLFNSALFTFIFAGGSLLISVVLFAFTILPLGYVASQCWNAEKTSDYKYIARLLKGIMLLGILLFPLILIIERYA, from the coding sequence GTGGCATATTTAAAAATCATAAGACCTTTTAATCTGTTTATGATTTTTATAAGCCAACTTATCTTAAAGTTGTCTTTGAGTTATTTAAGAGATGTTGGTACTCAGCTATCTTTTTTAGAATTTGCGACACTGTCTTTTGTTACACTTTGTATAGCGGCTGCAGGATATATTCATAACGATATTGTTGATATTAAAGCAGATCGTATCAACAAGCCTAATGAAGTTTATGTAATTGATAACATATCATTACGAACTGCTTACACCTACTGTATCTCACTGTGGACCATAGGAATTATTTTAGGGATTTACAGTTCGTTTATTTTAGGATGTTGGGAGTATTCATTGCTGTTTATTGCAGTGAGTGTAGCACTCTATACCTACAACTCATACTTTCAAAGAATTCCTATACTGGGAAACGTTGTAACTAGTGGGCTGGTTGCTTTTTCGCTTGTCATTATATGGTTGTTTGAGGCCAAAGCTCTTGAGATGTCTGGGATAGAACGCATTCTTATAAAAGAAGGTCATACTCTATTCACTTTTGTTGTGGTACTTGCCTTTATGATTAACGTACTGCGAGAACTTGTAAAAGACGTACAAGACATAAATGGAGATTATGCCATGGAGTATCGCACATTACCAATAATAATTGGCAGTAAACGCACGATGCTTTTGTGCGCTCTTATCGCACTAGGGTTGTTGTTTAATAGTGCGTTATTCACATTTATATTTGCAGGTGGGTCATTACTTATTAGTGTAGTACTTTTTGCATTTACAATACTACCATTAGGGTATGTTGCCTCCCAATGCTGGAATGCAGAAAAAACATCAGATTATAAATATATTGCTAGACTACTTAAAGGAATAATGCTTTTAGGCATTCTCCTTTTCCCACTTATACTAATTATAGAACGCTATGCTTAA
- a CDS encoding Maf-like protein produces MLKEKLKNHNLILASGSPRRQEFFKELGLDFTIDIKPVDEIFPEALEGSDITDHLARLKASAFSNLKAQDILVTSDTIVWFNGVALNKPEDRDEAYAMISALSGSTHEVITSVAFTTANAQTVINDTTKVTFKDLTDEEIDYYIDNFQPYDKAGGYGIQEWFGYIAVTSLEGSYFNVMGMPLHKVYETLMLLADS; encoded by the coding sequence ATGCTTAAAGAAAAACTTAAAAATCACAACCTCATACTTGCCTCTGGATCTCCTAGACGCCAGGAGTTTTTTAAAGAACTAGGACTCGACTTTACTATAGATATCAAACCTGTAGATGAGATATTTCCAGAAGCGCTAGAAGGATCGGATATTACAGATCATCTTGCTAGACTCAAGGCTTCGGCATTTTCAAATTTGAAAGCACAAGATATTCTTGTTACTAGTGATACGATTGTTTGGTTTAACGGAGTTGCTTTAAATAAACCAGAGGACCGTGATGAAGCATATGCCATGATATCTGCGCTTTCTGGTAGTACACATGAGGTAATCACATCTGTCGCATTTACTACTGCTAATGCACAAACAGTTATTAATGACACTACAAAAGTGACATTTAAAGACCTTACTGATGAAGAAATAGACTATTATATAGACAATTTCCAGCCGTATGATAAGGCAGGCGGTTACGGTATTCAAGAATGGTTTGGCTACATTGCAGTGACGAGTTTAGAAGGTTCTTACTTCAATGTCATGGGAATGCCACTTCATAAAGTATATGAAACGTTAATGCTGCTCGCAGACTCATAG
- the corA gene encoding magnesium/cobalt transporter CorA → MIRKKIKRKVNALVRNNITRETVKEKLSHAPGHVIYTGNKAQKAVSIDVFDYNDDYLDEETLARLEEYHKDTDEKTVTWININGLSDTVALTQIAERYKLHPLVMEDVANTSQRPKLDEYSDHLFIVFKMLYYDDQNLLNVEHISLILGKTYLICLQEYDGDVFDGVRERIRHAKGRVRSNGADYLTYAIMDAVIDHYFIIIEQLSNKIEELEDKIYTDNSQNYSQEIQTLKKEVIQVRRSIFPLREVVNKLEKVENHLVLKKTQVFVRDLYDHTIQVIETVEVYRDTIAGLMDMNSTNIANRMNEVMKVLTIIATIFIPMTFLAGIYGMNFEHIPELAIKDGYYYFWGAMIVIFVASLVYFKRKKWL, encoded by the coding sequence ATGATTAGAAAAAAAATTAAAAGAAAAGTAAACGCTTTAGTGAGAAATAATATTACTAGGGAGACAGTAAAAGAAAAACTCTCTCACGCTCCTGGTCACGTAATCTATACAGGTAATAAAGCGCAAAAGGCTGTAAGTATTGACGTCTTTGATTACAACGACGACTATCTGGATGAAGAAACGCTCGCCAGACTAGAAGAATATCATAAAGATACCGACGAGAAAACGGTAACCTGGATTAATATTAATGGTCTAAGTGATACTGTTGCTCTTACACAAATTGCAGAGCGTTATAAATTGCACCCACTAGTAATGGAAGACGTTGCAAATACTAGCCAGCGACCTAAACTAGATGAGTATAGCGACCACTTATTTATCGTTTTTAAGATGCTCTATTATGATGATCAAAATCTGCTGAATGTCGAGCACATAAGCTTAATTTTAGGAAAGACCTATCTGATATGTTTACAAGAATATGATGGTGACGTTTTTGACGGAGTGCGTGAACGTATAAGGCATGCAAAGGGCAGAGTGCGCTCTAATGGAGCAGACTACCTTACCTATGCAATTATGGATGCCGTGATTGACCATTACTTTATTATTATCGAGCAATTGAGTAATAAAATAGAAGAGCTTGAAGATAAAATATACACAGATAACTCTCAAAATTACTCTCAAGAAATTCAAACTCTCAAAAAAGAGGTGATACAGGTAAGACGATCTATATTTCCACTCAGAGAGGTAGTAAACAAGCTTGAAAAAGTAGAAAACCATCTTGTTCTTAAGAAAACACAGGTATTTGTAAGAGATTTATATGATCATACAATTCAAGTAATTGAGACTGTAGAGGTATACCGAGACACGATTGCTGGGTTGATGGATATGAACTCGACAAACATTGCAAACCGCATGAACGAGGTGATGAAGGTGCTTACCATTATTGCTACTATTTTTATACCTATGACCTTTCTTGCAGGGATTTATGGGATGAATTTTGAGCACATACCAGAACTGGCTATCAAGGATGGGTACTATTATTTCTGGGGAGCCATGATTGTTATTTTTGTTGCCTCTCTTGTTTATTTTAAACGTAAAAAATGGTTATAA
- a CDS encoding Rossmann-like and DUF2520 domain-containing protein has protein sequence MIEVNIVGTGNVAWHLAKALGSQNQAILMQVAGRSIEKLENFNNIARETVSIDHLKPADVTIIAVSDDAIESFSEQIPFDNSLVVHTSGFTAMSTLSRKHNKGVFYPLQSFSKEDTSIDFTEIPILIEAEDPKDEKTLKTLAAIISNNVQVINSKQRRQLHLAAVFANNFTNHCYTIAQELCDVHGVPFDTLYPLIQKTTEKALQQGPKNSQTGPAKRDDKQVIDQQIKLLTDPDHTAVYKNITKAITHFYGKEL, from the coding sequence ATGATTGAAGTAAATATTGTCGGTACTGGTAATGTAGCTTGGCATCTAGCCAAGGCTTTGGGTTCGCAAAATCAAGCAATACTCATGCAGGTTGCAGGTCGCTCTATTGAAAAGCTCGAAAACTTTAACAATATAGCGAGAGAAACCGTCTCAATAGATCATCTCAAGCCTGCAGATGTTACCATTATTGCTGTAAGCGATGATGCGATTGAAAGTTTCTCTGAGCAGATTCCCTTTGACAACTCCCTCGTGGTACATACCTCTGGCTTTACTGCGATGAGTACGCTTTCGCGAAAGCATAACAAAGGAGTTTTTTATCCGCTGCAAAGTTTTTCAAAAGAAGATACATCGATAGACTTTACTGAGATTCCTATTCTCATAGAAGCCGAAGATCCGAAAGATGAAAAAACGCTAAAGACGCTGGCGGCCATCATATCAAATAATGTACAAGTAATAAATAGCAAACAGCGCAGGCAACTGCACCTTGCAGCAGTATTTGCAAATAATTTTACAAATCACTGTTACACCATTGCTCAAGAACTCTGTGACGTCCACGGTGTTCCTTTTGACACCTTGTATCCTCTCATACAGAAAACTACCGAAAAAGCGTTACAACAAGGACCTAAAAATAGTCAGACAGGTCCTGCAAAACGTGATGACAAACAGGTGATTGACCAACAGATAAAATTGCTTACTGATCCAGATCATACAGCGGTTTATAAAAACATAACTAAAGCGATTACACATTTCTATGGAAAAGAGTTATAA
- a CDS encoding septum formation inhibitor Maf encodes MSISTKQHQAYRSTFLIGSALVVVAMIFGCKNNNKKDTAFAKADTATSLNTPPIAQRSTSQEWKDYWYAGTAEITSYELQQARYGELREGTAALIFVTEDFLPEKQVKADNQDNNNIPVIKLNATKNFVTGIYPYSIMSSTFLPVNEELHAIKVSQSMQEWCGNTYTQLNNRDQFEVQIHSYFESRADEKYTLDKAVLENELWALLRIDPTLLPTGSFTSIPDVSYAAMTHTPIKAYEVTGSLTANSYILNYPSLDRTLTIRFSSDFPHQIKGWEESYPDGRGGEKMTTTATKMKIIKSAYWGKKTKEDEALRTELGL; translated from the coding sequence ATGTCTATATCCACAAAACAACATCAAGCATATCGAAGTACATTCTTAATAGGTAGCGCTTTAGTCGTTGTTGCTATGATTTTTGGATGTAAGAACAATAATAAAAAGGATACCGCTTTCGCGAAAGCGGATACCGCTACAAGCCTTAATACGCCACCAATAGCACAGCGCTCCACCTCACAAGAGTGGAAAGACTACTGGTATGCTGGAACTGCCGAAATCACTAGCTACGAGTTGCAACAAGCTCGTTATGGCGAATTAAGGGAAGGAACAGCAGCGCTCATTTTTGTAACTGAAGATTTTTTGCCAGAAAAACAAGTAAAAGCAGATAACCAAGACAACAATAATATCCCTGTTATCAAGTTAAATGCTACTAAAAATTTTGTGACGGGCATTTATCCGTATTCCATCATGAGTAGCACATTTTTACCAGTAAATGAGGAGTTGCACGCTATTAAAGTCTCGCAGAGTATGCAAGAATGGTGTGGTAATACGTACACACAACTCAATAACAGAGATCAATTTGAGGTGCAGATTCACTCTTATTTTGAAAGCAGGGCAGATGAGAAATATACCTTAGATAAAGCAGTATTAGAAAATGAACTATGGGCACTATTGCGCATAGATCCTACGTTATTACCTACGGGAAGTTTTACAAGCATTCCAGATGTTTCTTATGCAGCGATGACGCATACACCTATAAAAGCTTATGAAGTCACAGGAAGCTTGACTGCTAACTCATACATACTTAATTATCCATCATTAGACAGAACGCTTACTATACGTTTTTCTAGTGATTTCCCTCACCAGATTAAAGGATGGGAAGAGTCATATCCAGACGGTCGTGGCGGAGAGAAAATGACCACAACAGCTACAAAAATGAAAATAATTAAAAGTGCATATTGGGGTAAAAAAACTAAAGAAGACGAAGCATTACGCACAGAACTTGGCTTATAA
- a CDS encoding mechanosensitive ion channel domain-containing protein, giving the protein MYLFRPEITHSAVTLGILIVLRIVISYFVRRFSERKNKVKKRANLIMKYVDAFLLIIAFIISILIWGIKIKDIGVIASSVFAIIGVAFFAQWSVLSNLTSGVIIFFTLPYKIGDRIKIHDKDFPIIAIIEDIKAFHTNLRTADGGLHTYPNSLILQKGITLVEEGISTNILEQNQQMDEDDPFNKAV; this is encoded by the coding sequence ATGTATTTATTTAGACCAGAAATCACTCATAGCGCAGTTACGCTCGGGATTCTTATCGTTTTACGAATTGTTATATCATATTTTGTCCGTCGTTTTTCTGAGCGTAAAAACAAAGTAAAGAAGCGTGCAAATCTTATTATGAAATATGTTGATGCATTCTTGCTCATCATTGCGTTCATCATAAGTATCCTCATATGGGGAATTAAAATTAAAGATATTGGTGTAATTGCCAGCTCTGTTTTTGCAATTATAGGTGTTGCATTTTTTGCACAGTGGTCAGTGCTAAGTAATCTTACCTCTGGAGTAATCATATTTTTTACACTCCCATATAAAATAGGCGATCGTATCAAAATTCATGATAAAGACTTTCCTATTATTGCCATTATAGAGGACATTAAGGCCTTTCACACTAATTTACGTACTGCAGATGGAGGGTTACACACCTACCCTAACAGTTTAATTCTACAAAAGGGAATCACCTTAGTCGAAGAAGGAATCTCTACAAATATCCTTGAGCAAAACCAACAAATGGACGAGGATGATCCCTTTAATAAAGCGGTTTAG